In Euphorbia lathyris chromosome 10, ddEupLath1.1, whole genome shotgun sequence, a single genomic region encodes these proteins:
- the LOC136207932 gene encoding uncharacterized protein yields MTGEAVNPKAYPLADAQLTITILDLVQQAANYKQLKKGANEATKTLNRGISEFVVMAADTEPLEILLHLPLLAEDKNVPYVFVPSKQALGRACGVTRSVIACSVTTNEGSQLKTQIQQLKDAIEKLLI; encoded by the exons ATG ACAGGAGAAGCTGTGAATCCTAAAGCATACCCACTTGCGGATGCTCAGCTAACCATCACCATATTGGATCTTGTTCAACAAGCTGCTAATTACAAGCAGCTTAAAAAAGGAGCTAATGAAG CTACCAAGACCCTTAATAGGGGTATCTCTGAGTTCGTAGTTATGGCCGCTGATACTGAGCCCCTTGAGATTCTTCTTCACCTTCCATTGCTTGCAGAAGATAAG AATGTACCCTACGTATTTGTCCCCTCGAAACAAGCCCTTGGCCGAGCTTGTGGTGTTACGAGATCTGTTATTGCTTGTTCTGTGACAACGAATGAAGGGAGTCAGTTAAAGACTCAAATACAACAACTAAAA GACGCGATCGAAAAGCTCTTGATATGA